The Streptomyces kanamyceticus genome window below encodes:
- a CDS encoding metallophosphoesterase, translating into MTQGAGQGPDVRTATLRDFRVPAYVHETTGNPQQSAPGGGEPSDDGYTPTQRDLPVINRGDTVQVQVQEQVMPEPPQPPASDEHGPLYVVGDVHGYLAELVAALQEQGLIDAEGNWSAGNARLWFLGDFTDRGPDGIGVIDLVMRLSAEAAAAGGYCKALMGNHELLLLGAKRFGDTPVNSGAGTATFQAAWLLNGGQKTDMERLEDHHLQWMARLDAMEEADGHLLVHSDTTAYLDYGDSIEAVNDTIRETLTRNDADECWDLFRKFTKRFAFRDESGPSAVRELLDMYGGTRIVHGHSPIPYLLGDVGSEDESDGGGPVIEGPHVYAEGLAIAMDGGVTMAGKLLVQQLPLGI; encoded by the coding sequence ATGACTCAGGGGGCCGGTCAGGGACCCGATGTGCGGACGGCGACGCTGCGCGACTTCCGCGTACCGGCGTACGTCCATGAGACCACCGGGAATCCCCAGCAGAGCGCCCCCGGCGGGGGTGAACCGTCGGACGACGGCTACACCCCCACCCAGCGCGACCTGCCGGTCATCAACCGGGGGGACACCGTCCAGGTGCAGGTGCAGGAGCAGGTCATGCCGGAGCCCCCGCAGCCACCTGCGAGCGACGAGCACGGCCCCCTGTACGTCGTCGGCGACGTACACGGCTATCTGGCAGAGCTCGTCGCGGCGCTCCAGGAGCAGGGCCTCATCGACGCCGAAGGCAACTGGTCCGCGGGCAACGCGCGGCTCTGGTTCCTCGGCGACTTCACCGACCGCGGGCCCGACGGCATCGGCGTCATCGACCTCGTGATGCGGCTCTCCGCCGAGGCCGCGGCCGCGGGGGGCTACTGCAAGGCGCTCATGGGCAACCACGAGCTGCTCCTGCTCGGCGCCAAGCGCTTCGGCGACACCCCCGTCAACTCCGGCGCGGGCACCGCCACCTTCCAGGCGGCCTGGCTCCTGAACGGCGGCCAGAAGACCGACATGGAGCGCCTGGAGGACCACCACCTCCAGTGGATGGCCCGCCTGGACGCGATGGAGGAGGCCGACGGCCATCTCCTCGTGCACTCCGACACGACCGCCTATCTGGATTACGGTGACTCGATCGAGGCGGTGAACGACACGATCCGCGAGACCCTCACGCGCAACGACGCCGACGAGTGCTGGGACCTCTTCCGCAAGTTCACCAAGCGCTTCGCCTTCCGCGACGAGTCGGGCCCCTCGGCCGTACGCGAACTGCTCGACATGTACGGCGGCACGCGCATCGTGCACGGCCACAGCCCCATCCCCTACCTCCTGGGTGACGTCGGTTCCGAGGACGAATCGGACGGAGGCGGTCCGGTCATCGAGGGACCGCACGTCTACGCCGAAGGCCTGGCCATCGCCATGGACGGCGGAGTGACCATGGCCGGAAAGCTACTGGTCCAGCAACTCCCCCTGGGTATCTGA
- a CDS encoding LacI family DNA-binding transcriptional regulator, with the protein MTAAGKHQVSRAETARRGNRQSRAGIRDVAAAAGVSITTVSDALNGKGRLPDATRRHVREVAERLGYRPSAAARTLRTGKSGLIGLTVTTYGDEPFTFTEFAYFAEMARAATSAALARGYALVILPATSRRSPVDVWSNVALDGTVVVDPSDHDPVVSELVRQGLPVVSDGRPAGSLPVTAWVDNDHEAAVLEILDHLAAAGARRIGLLTGTTTDTYTHLSTTAYLRWCERVGQDPVYESYPAHDPCAGAVAADRLLARPDRPDAVYGLFDPNGTDLLAAARRYGLRVPDDLLLVCCSESTVYATTEPPITTLSLKPRRIGTAVVQLLIDAIEGLDAGRPVEQVIPTELIVRTSSERRPPRTTVSPPRSSGQG; encoded by the coding sequence ATGACAGCAGCAGGGAAGCACCAGGTGAGTCGAGCGGAGACCGCCCGCCGGGGCAACCGGCAGAGTCGAGCGGGTATCAGAGACGTGGCCGCCGCAGCCGGTGTCTCCATTACGACTGTCTCCGACGCCCTCAACGGCAAGGGACGGCTGCCCGACGCCACCCGACGCCACGTCCGCGAGGTCGCAGAGCGGCTGGGCTATCGCCCGTCCGCGGCGGCCCGAACGCTCCGTACCGGCAAGTCGGGCCTCATCGGCCTGACCGTGACGACATACGGGGATGAACCTTTCACCTTCACCGAGTTCGCGTACTTCGCGGAGATGGCCAGAGCCGCCACCTCCGCCGCGCTCGCCCGTGGTTACGCCTTGGTGATCCTGCCGGCGACCTCGCGCCGCAGCCCGGTCGACGTGTGGTCGAACGTCGCGCTCGACGGCACCGTCGTCGTCGATCCTTCCGACCACGACCCGGTCGTCAGCGAGCTGGTCAGACAGGGCCTGCCGGTGGTCTCCGACGGGCGCCCCGCGGGGTCCCTGCCGGTCACCGCCTGGGTCGACAACGACCACGAGGCCGCGGTCCTGGAGATCCTCGACCACCTCGCGGCCGCCGGGGCGCGCCGGATCGGCCTGCTCACCGGCACCACCACGGACACCTACACCCATCTGTCCACGACCGCCTATCTGCGCTGGTGCGAACGCGTCGGCCAGGACCCCGTCTACGAGTCGTACCCCGCCCACGACCCGTGCGCGGGCGCCGTCGCCGCCGACCGGCTGCTCGCCAGACCCGACAGGCCCGACGCCGTCTACGGCCTGTTCGACCCCAACGGCACCGATCTGCTCGCCGCCGCCCGGCGCTACGGCCTGCGCGTCCCCGACGACCTGCTGCTCGTCTGCTGCAGCGAGTCCACGGTGTACGCCACCACGGAACCGCCCATCACCACGCTCTCCCTCAAACCCCGGCGCATCGGCACGGCCGTCGTCCAGCTGCTCATCGACGCCATCGAGGGCCTCGACGCGGGGCGTCCGGTCGAGCAGGTGATACCGACCGAACTGATCGTGCGCACCTCGTCCGAGCGACGTCCACCGCGCACGACGGTCAGCCCGCCCCGCTCTTCCGGCCAGGGCTGA
- the hisC gene encoding histidinol-phosphate transaminase, giving the protein MSETSPRLRAELEGVPTYKPGKPAAADGPVAYKLSSNENPYPPLAGVMESALAAAGSFNRYPDMACTGLMAELADRFGVPVSHIATGTGSVGVAQQLLQATSGPGDEVIYAWRSFEAYPIITQVSGATSVRVPLTDGEVHDLDAMADAITERTRLIFVCNPNNPTGTVVRRAELERFLDRVPSDVLVVLDEAYREFIRDPEVPDGIEIYRDRPNVCVLRTFSKAYGLAGLRVGFAVAHEPVAAALRKTAVPFGVSQLAQDAAVASLRAEDELMGRVGSLVAERTRVVEALRGQGWTVPETQANFVWLRLGDRTTDFAAACEQAGVVVRPFAGEGMRATIGETEANDIFLQAAEAFRKEL; this is encoded by the coding sequence GTGAGCGAGACGAGCCCGAGGCTGCGCGCCGAGCTGGAGGGTGTGCCCACCTACAAGCCGGGCAAGCCCGCCGCGGCCGACGGACCGGTGGCGTACAAACTGTCCTCCAACGAGAACCCCTATCCGCCGCTCGCCGGTGTCATGGAGAGCGCGCTCGCCGCGGCCGGGTCCTTCAACCGCTACCCCGACATGGCGTGCACGGGCCTGATGGCCGAGCTGGCCGACCGCTTCGGGGTGCCCGTCTCGCACATCGCCACCGGCACCGGTTCGGTCGGCGTCGCGCAGCAGCTGCTCCAGGCCACCTCGGGCCCCGGCGACGAGGTCATCTACGCGTGGCGCTCCTTCGAGGCGTACCCGATCATCACGCAGGTCAGCGGCGCGACGTCGGTCCGTGTCCCGCTGACGGACGGCGAGGTGCACGACCTGGACGCGATGGCCGACGCCATCACGGAGCGGACCCGTCTGATCTTCGTCTGCAACCCGAACAACCCGACCGGCACGGTGGTCCGCAGGGCCGAGCTCGAGCGGTTCCTCGACCGGGTGCCGAGCGATGTCCTGGTGGTGCTCGACGAGGCGTACCGCGAGTTCATCCGTGACCCCGAGGTGCCGGACGGCATCGAGATCTACCGCGACCGCCCCAACGTCTGCGTGCTGCGCACCTTCTCCAAGGCGTACGGGCTCGCGGGCCTGCGCGTCGGCTTCGCGGTCGCCCACGAGCCGGTGGCCGCCGCGCTGCGCAAGACGGCGGTGCCCTTCGGCGTGAGCCAGCTCGCCCAGGACGCGGCGGTGGCGTCGCTGCGCGCGGAGGACGAACTGATGGGCCGGGTCGGCTCGTTGGTCGCCGAGCGCACGCGCGTGGTCGAGGCGCTGCGCGGACAGGGCTGGACGGTGCCCGAGACGCAGGCGAACTTCGTGTGGCTGCGGCTCGGGGACCGTACGACGGACTTCGCCGCGGCGTGCGAGCAGGCCGGTGTGGTCGTACGGCCGTTCGCGGGCGAGGGGATGCGGGCCACGATCGGGGAGACCGAGGCCAACGACATCTTCCTCCAGGCGGCGGAGGCGTTCCGCAAGGAGCTCTAG
- a CDS encoding cytochrome ubiquinol oxidase subunit I, with the protein MDLALAPETLARWQFGITTVYHFLFVPLTISLAALTAILETAWVRTGKEHYLRATKFWGKLFLINIAMGVVTGIVQEFQFGMNWSDYSRFVGDIFGAPLAFEALIAFFFESTFIGLWIFGWDKLPKKLHCATIWIVSIGTVLSAYFIIAANAFMQHPVGYKIVERDGTKRAELTDFAKVLFQETTIVNFAHVISAAILVGGAFMTGIAIFHLRKKQHVRTMRMSMRLGLVTAFVGTLLTVISADTLGKVMYEQQPMKMSAAEALWETEKPAPFSLFAYGDVSKGHNDVAIEIPGILSFLAKNNFNAEIPGINDLNKEAQEKFGPGDYRPNIPTAYWSYRWMIGFGGVSMVLCTAGLWLTRKKFWLAPEHRTGADDVPKLMLTKKRELTPKLGKWWWRLSQWTLIFPLIGTAWGWIFTETGRQPWVVYGVLRTEDAVSPGVSQGEVLTSLIAFTLIYAILAVIEVKLLLKYIKKGPPELTEADLNPPTKIGGPGAGKGSDSDSDDDADRPMAFSY; encoded by the coding sequence GTGGACCTGGCTCTAGCGCCGGAGACCCTGGCGCGATGGCAGTTCGGCATCACGACCGTCTACCACTTCCTGTTCGTGCCCTTGACGATCTCGCTCGCCGCTCTCACGGCGATCCTCGAGACGGCGTGGGTGCGGACCGGCAAGGAGCACTACCTCAGAGCCACCAAGTTCTGGGGCAAGCTGTTCCTGATCAACATCGCGATGGGTGTCGTCACCGGCATCGTCCAGGAGTTCCAGTTCGGCATGAACTGGTCCGACTACTCGCGCTTCGTCGGCGACATCTTCGGAGCGCCGCTCGCCTTCGAGGCGCTGATCGCCTTCTTCTTCGAGTCGACCTTCATCGGGCTGTGGATCTTCGGCTGGGACAAGCTCCCGAAGAAGCTGCACTGCGCGACGATCTGGATCGTCTCCATCGGCACGGTCCTGTCGGCGTACTTCATCATCGCCGCCAACGCCTTCATGCAGCACCCGGTCGGCTACAAGATCGTGGAGCGGGACGGCACCAAGCGCGCGGAGCTCACCGACTTCGCGAAGGTGCTCTTCCAAGAGACGACCATCGTCAACTTCGCCCACGTCATCTCGGCGGCCATCCTGGTCGGCGGCGCCTTCATGACCGGCATCGCCATCTTCCACCTGCGCAAGAAGCAGCACGTCCGCACCATGCGGATGTCGATGCGGCTCGGCCTGGTCACCGCGTTCGTCGGCACCCTGCTCACCGTGATCAGCGCCGACACCCTCGGCAAGGTCATGTACGAGCAGCAGCCGATGAAGATGTCGGCGGCCGAGGCGCTGTGGGAGACCGAGAAGCCCGCGCCGTTCTCGCTCTTCGCGTACGGCGACGTCTCCAAGGGCCACAACGACGTCGCCATCGAGATCCCCGGAATACTGTCCTTCCTCGCCAAGAACAACTTCAACGCCGAGATCCCCGGCATCAACGACCTCAACAAGGAGGCGCAGGAGAAGTTCGGGCCCGGTGACTACCGGCCGAACATCCCCACCGCCTACTGGTCGTACCGCTGGATGATCGGCTTCGGCGGGGTCTCGATGGTCCTGTGCACCGCCGGTCTCTGGCTGACGCGGAAGAAGTTCTGGCTCGCTCCGGAGCACCGCACCGGCGCGGACGACGTACCCAAGCTCATGCTCACCAAGAAGCGGGAGCTGACGCCGAAGCTCGGCAAGTGGTGGTGGCGGCTCTCCCAGTGGACGCTGATCTTCCCCCTCATCGGCACCGCCTGGGGCTGGATCTTCACCGAGACGGGGCGGCAGCCCTGGGTGGTCTACGGGGTGCTGCGCACCGAGGACGCGGTCTCACCAGGGGTCTCGCAGGGCGAGGTGCTCACCTCACTGATCGCGTTCACGCTCATCTACGCGATCCTCGCCGTGATCGAGGTGAAGCTCCTCCTCAAGTACATCAAGAAGGGGCCGCCCGAGCTGACCGAGGCGGACCTCAACCCGCCCACCAAGATCGGCGGACCGGGAGCCGGCAAGGGCTCCGACTCCGACTCCGACGACGATGCCGACCGGCCCATGGCCTTCTCGTACTGA